The Candidatus Polarisedimenticolia bacterium genome contains a region encoding:
- a CDS encoding multiheme c-type cytochrome, protein MVWLDAGDYFGDSSAAGLKNTQTLTEGMTRIGYAAVNLGEREVNFGLDRLQQEMKKASFPFVSANMVYQDSGEPFLQPTLILSVPRSGAGAPGAKKGKIRLGILGLARQNAGFSQKTPEGRRIVTSDPVEAARRAVPALKKKSDLVVALVTLELEEAKALSKEVPGIDALLGGFGAVQTTEEIPAGPNTPPSRIVYAGNQGKKLGEIRVFLDPGKPPRLNPILVNLGKNVPDDSAIMDLVTANRLAINEINRKEAPLVDVKKMIAMYEGAAYVQSGACKDCHAEEYRIWEETKHAHAFRILEEKHQDYNPECVGCHTTGFRKPTGYVNAKSTPDLMNVQCESCHGPGKGHPETVGKGYGAANLDTCRPCHTPENSPDFDPTAYMIKIRHWKTDPGAGAAAGGSRR, encoded by the coding sequence GTGGTCTGGCTCGACGCGGGCGACTACTTCGGCGACAGCAGCGCCGCAGGGCTGAAGAACACCCAGACGCTCACCGAAGGGATGACGCGGATCGGCTATGCCGCCGTGAACCTCGGGGAGCGGGAGGTCAACTTCGGTCTCGATCGACTGCAGCAGGAGATGAAAAAGGCGAGCTTCCCGTTCGTGAGCGCCAATATGGTGTATCAGGACAGCGGCGAGCCGTTCCTGCAGCCCACCTTGATTCTCAGCGTCCCGCGCTCCGGGGCGGGCGCCCCAGGAGCCAAGAAAGGCAAGATTCGCCTCGGGATTCTCGGCCTGGCGCGGCAGAACGCCGGCTTCTCCCAGAAGACCCCCGAGGGCCGGCGCATCGTCACCTCCGATCCGGTCGAGGCGGCGCGCCGGGCGGTTCCCGCCCTGAAAAAGAAATCGGATCTGGTCGTCGCGCTGGTGACGCTGGAGCTCGAAGAGGCCAAGGCGCTTTCCAAGGAGGTTCCGGGAATCGATGCCCTCCTGGGCGGATTCGGCGCCGTCCAGACGACCGAGGAGATTCCCGCCGGGCCGAACACTCCGCCTTCGCGCATCGTCTACGCCGGCAATCAGGGCAAGAAGCTCGGGGAGATCCGCGTTTTCCTGGACCCGGGAAAGCCGCCCCGGCTGAATCCGATCCTGGTGAACCTTGGAAAGAACGTGCCGGACGATTCGGCGATCATGGATCTCGTGACGGCGAACCGGCTGGCGATCAACGAGATCAACCGGAAGGAAGCGCCCCTGGTCGACGTCAAGAAGATGATCGCGATGTACGAGGGCGCCGCATACGTTCAATCCGGCGCGTGCAAGGACTGCCACGCCGAGGAATACCGGATCTGGGAGGAAACGAAGCACGCTCATGCATTCCGCATCCTGGAGGAAAAGCACCAGGACTACAATCCGGAATGCGTCGGCTGCCACACCACCGGCTTTCGGAAGCCCACGGGCTACGTCAACGCCAAATCGACTCCCGACTTGATGAACGTGCAATGCGAGTCGTGCCACGGCCCGGGCAAGGGCCACCCGGAGACGGTCGGGAAGGGATACGGCGCGGCGAATCTCGATACCTGCCGCCCCTGCCACACCCCGGAGAACAGCCCCGACTTCGATCCGACCGCGTACATGATCAAGATCCGCCATTGGAAGACGGATCCGGGCGCCGGGGCCGCGGCCGGGGGCTCCCGTCGCTGA
- a CDS encoding DUF4321 domain-containing protein encodes MAASSGRILLWTLLGGVFGTALGEILGRLLPVNSLTRFLTASVALGTSHPLTLDLRIAELTLGMLLRVSLLGLVGTAVVFIAQLKRS; translated from the coding sequence ATGGCGGCGTCGAGCGGCAGGATTCTCCTCTGGACTCTCCTCGGAGGCGTGTTCGGAACCGCCCTGGGGGAGATCCTCGGCCGTCTCCTCCCGGTGAACTCGCTGACCCGGTTCCTGACCGCCAGCGTCGCCCTGGGCACGTCCCATCCCCTGACGCTCGATCTGAGAATCGCGGAATTGACCTTGGGCATGCTGCTGCGGGTGAGCCTTCTCGGATTGGTCGGAACCGCGGTCGTTTTCATCGCGCAATTGAAGCGCTCGTGA
- a CDS encoding Maf family protein, with protein sequence MKDTMIPLDRPLILASASSRRCELLRSAGLQFTQRPSRIAEEILPGETPESFVLRMAREKADRVRPDAPERSLVLGCDTVVVAGSRLLGKPRDRADGRRMLRSLMGRSHLVLSGIAMLLLPEAQWAVGVSETRVTFQTIPSAALEAYLDTGEYADKAGAYALQGAAAFFVDKIEGSAANVIGLPLDLLPRLFRELGLWFPEA encoded by the coding sequence GTGAAGGACACGATGATTCCTCTGGATCGGCCTCTCATCCTCGCTTCCGCTTCCTCCCGGCGTTGCGAGCTGCTGCGCTCGGCGGGCCTGCAATTCACCCAGCGGCCCTCCCGGATCGCCGAGGAGATCCTGCCGGGCGAGACGCCGGAGAGCTTCGTGCTTCGGATGGCCCGGGAGAAGGCGGATCGCGTCCGGCCCGACGCGCCCGAGCGCAGCCTCGTGCTCGGCTGCGACACGGTGGTGGTCGCGGGAAGCAGGCTCCTCGGGAAGCCGCGCGATCGGGCCGATGGCCGGAGGATGCTGCGCTCCTTGATGGGCCGATCCCACCTGGTGCTCAGCGGCATCGCGATGCTCCTTCTTCCCGAGGCGCAGTGGGCCGTGGGGGTATCCGAGACCCGGGTCACGTTCCAGACGATCCCGTCTGCCGCGCTGGAGGCCTACCTCGACACCGGTGAGTACGCCGACAAAGCGGGAGCCTATGCCCTCCAGGGAGCCGCCGCCTTTTTCGTCGACAAGATCGAAGGCAGCGCCGCCAACGTCATCGGGCTGCCGCTCGATCTGCTGCCCCGCCTGTTTCGCGAGCTGGGGCTCTGGTTTCCGGAGGCCTGA
- a CDS encoding 2Fe-2S iron-sulfur cluster-binding protein codes for METSLLDDYEKEIRIRIAGKEFVVPENNTLLRILQHLSFEISYSRFCWNGDCHNCIFAYRAGALEKKALACRVKVTEGMEICGLPEGISFN; via the coding sequence ATGGAAACGAGTCTTCTCGATGATTACGAAAAAGAGATCCGGATCCGGATCGCCGGGAAGGAGTTCGTGGTTCCGGAGAACAACACCTTGCTGCGGATCCTGCAGCACCTCTCCTTCGAGATCTCGTACAGCCGTTTCTGCTGGAACGGCGATTGCCACAATTGCATCTTCGCCTACCGCGCGGGAGCCCTCGAGAAGAAGGCTCTCGCCTGCCGCGTCAAAGTGACGGAAGGAATGGAGATCTGCGGGCTGCCCGAGGGAATTTCCTTTAACTAG
- the gcvPB gene encoding aminomethyl-transferring glycine dehydrogenase subunit GcvPB has protein sequence MSVPKVPPKRPEGLLFEQSTPGKRGCEVPAAQVPAAAPLDPRFTRETIEGFPELSEREVVRHFTRISRLNYGNDEGLYPLGSCTMKYNPKVNEKAARLEGFAEAHPLVPEEAAQGSLRVLSELERFLCEIAGMDAFTLQPAAGAQGELTGIRMVRAFHESRGNPRQVVLIPDSAHGTNPASAHLCGYRVEEIGSDPRGCVDLPHLRERMSEDVAVLMLTNPNTLGVFETEIGEICRVVHERGGMVYLDGANLNAFVGVARPGDMGADVMHVNLHKTFSTPHGGGGPGSGPVGVKEPLARFLPVPRVVRTEAGYRWRSDFPDSIGRVHAFHGNFGMVLRAYAYILANGAAGLREIAETAVLNANYVRKQLEGTYHLPYSSPTLHEVIFSDRNLEKHGVRTLDVAKRLMDYGFHPPTIYFPLIVKGALMIEPTESEGIRELDAFIEAMIRIAREAEEDPEILRTAPHSTPIGRLDEAAAARKPILRWTPAASKGEA, from the coding sequence ATGAGCGTGCCGAAGGTCCCTCCGAAGCGGCCGGAGGGGCTGCTGTTCGAGCAAAGCACCCCCGGGAAGCGGGGCTGCGAGGTTCCGGCCGCGCAAGTGCCCGCCGCCGCTCCGCTCGATCCCCGATTCACCCGCGAGACGATCGAGGGATTTCCCGAGCTGTCGGAGCGCGAGGTGGTGCGCCACTTCACCCGCATCTCGCGGCTCAACTATGGGAACGACGAGGGGCTCTATCCCCTCGGCTCGTGCACGATGAAATACAACCCGAAGGTGAACGAGAAAGCGGCGCGGCTGGAGGGCTTCGCGGAGGCCCATCCGCTCGTTCCGGAAGAGGCGGCGCAGGGCAGCCTCCGGGTGCTCTCCGAGCTGGAGAGGTTCCTGTGCGAGATCGCCGGAATGGACGCCTTCACGCTGCAGCCCGCTGCCGGGGCCCAGGGGGAGCTGACCGGGATCCGGATGGTGCGCGCCTTCCACGAAAGCCGCGGCAACCCGCGGCAGGTCGTCCTGATTCCCGACTCGGCCCACGGGACCAACCCCGCCTCGGCGCATCTCTGCGGATACCGGGTGGAGGAGATCGGCTCCGATCCTCGCGGCTGCGTCGATCTGCCGCACCTCCGGGAGCGCATGTCGGAGGACGTCGCGGTCCTGATGCTGACGAATCCGAACACTCTGGGAGTCTTCGAGACCGAGATCGGGGAGATCTGCCGGGTGGTGCACGAGCGCGGCGGCATGGTCTATCTCGACGGAGCGAACCTCAACGCGTTCGTGGGCGTGGCGCGTCCGGGCGACATGGGCGCCGACGTGATGCACGTGAATCTCCACAAGACCTTCTCCACGCCGCACGGCGGCGGCGGCCCGGGGAGCGGGCCCGTCGGCGTGAAAGAGCCGCTGGCGCGGTTCCTGCCGGTGCCCCGGGTCGTCCGGACCGAGGCCGGATACCGGTGGCGCTCCGATTTTCCCGACTCCATCGGCAGGGTGCATGCCTTCCACGGAAACTTCGGAATGGTGCTGCGGGCTTACGCCTACATCCTCGCCAACGGCGCGGCGGGGCTGCGGGAGATCGCCGAGACCGCCGTCCTGAACGCCAATTACGTCCGCAAGCAGCTCGAAGGCACCTATCACCTGCCCTATTCCTCTCCCACCCTGCACGAAGTGATCTTCTCCGATCGAAACCTCGAGAAGCACGGCGTGCGGACCCTCGACGTGGCGAAGCGCCTCATGGACTACGGCTTTCACCCGCCGACGATCTACTTCCCGCTGATTGTGAAAGGGGCGCTGATGATCGAGCCGACCGAGAGCGAAGGGATTCGGGAGCTCGACGCCTTCATCGAGGCGATGATCCGGATCGCCCGGGAAGCGGAGGAGGATCCCGAGATTCTCCGGACGGCGCCGCACAGCACACCGATCGGCCGGCTCGACGAGGCGGCCGCGGCGCGCAAGCCGATCCTCCGGTGGACTCCGGCCGCCTCGAAGGGCGAGGCGTAA
- the gcvPA gene encoding aminomethyl-transferring glycine dehydrogenase subunit GcvPA, protein MRYIPSSPGERRRLLEAIGLRHAGELFDSIPREFRLERPLSLPDPMPEADLVEHLRGLSEQNLDPREAAVFLGAGAYRHFIPAVVDHLISRSEFYSSYTPYQPEFSQGTLQAIFEFQTLICQLTSLDVANASLYDGASALGEGILLAHRARRRRRIVAASTVHPEYLKVAATLTSRLDLRIETLPSGADGLVDPGRLAQSLDPETAAVVIQQPNFLGRLEEVEPIAEAAHRAGALLLVVVNEAVSLGLLKGPGSQGADAVLGEAQSLGVPLSFGGPYLGFMAIRSDFLRELPGRLVGQARDGAGRTGYVLTLATREQHIRRERATSNICTNQGLCMLAASIFLATLGKQGMRDLADLNRARAEYAKSRLSRIPGCRIPHGGPTFNEFVLELPREAKPLHRALLREGIVAGLPLADYFPERKRDLLLAFTEVNSKSQIDRLAEALGEAR, encoded by the coding sequence GTGCGCTACATTCCGTCCAGCCCCGGAGAGCGCCGGCGTCTGCTCGAAGCCATCGGGCTGCGCCACGCCGGAGAGCTGTTCGACTCGATTCCCCGTGAGTTCCGGCTCGAGCGCCCGCTGAGCCTTCCGGATCCGATGCCGGAGGCCGATCTCGTCGAGCATCTTCGCGGCCTGTCCGAGCAGAACCTCGATCCCCGCGAGGCCGCGGTGTTCCTGGGGGCGGGAGCCTACCGCCACTTCATTCCGGCGGTCGTCGATCACCTGATCTCCCGTTCCGAGTTCTATTCCTCGTACACTCCTTATCAGCCCGAGTTCAGCCAGGGGACGCTGCAGGCGATCTTCGAATTCCAGACGCTGATCTGCCAGCTCACTTCCCTGGACGTCGCCAACGCGTCGCTTTACGACGGGGCCTCGGCGCTCGGAGAAGGCATCCTGCTCGCCCACCGGGCCCGGCGGCGCCGCCGGATCGTGGCCGCCTCGACCGTCCATCCGGAGTATCTCAAGGTCGCGGCGACGCTCACCTCGCGCCTCGACCTCCGGATCGAGACGCTTCCTTCCGGGGCGGACGGTCTCGTCGATCCAGGCCGCCTGGCGCAGAGCCTCGATCCGGAGACCGCGGCGGTCGTGATCCAGCAGCCCAACTTCCTGGGCCGGCTGGAGGAGGTGGAGCCGATCGCCGAGGCAGCCCACCGCGCCGGCGCGCTGCTGCTCGTGGTCGTGAACGAGGCCGTCAGCCTGGGATTGCTGAAGGGGCCCGGCAGCCAGGGCGCCGACGCCGTCCTCGGGGAGGCGCAGTCGCTCGGCGTCCCCCTCTCTTTCGGAGGGCCGTACCTGGGGTTCATGGCGATCCGCTCCGACTTCCTCCGGGAGCTTCCGGGAAGACTCGTCGGACAGGCGCGGGACGGCGCGGGGAGGACGGGCTACGTGCTCACGCTGGCGACGCGCGAGCAACACATCCGACGCGAGCGGGCCACCTCGAACATCTGCACGAACCAGGGGCTGTGCATGCTCGCCGCCTCGATCTTCCTCGCGACGCTCGGGAAGCAGGGGATGAGGGATCTGGCCGACCTCAACCGGGCCCGCGCGGAGTACGCCAAATCGAGGCTCTCCCGGATTCCGGGCTGCCGCATCCCGCACGGCGGTCCGACCTTCAACGAATTCGTCCTCGAGCTGCCGCGCGAGGCGAAACCGCTGCATCGGGCGCTGCTCCGCGAGGGGATCGTGGCGGGGCTGCCGCTCGCCGACTACTTCCCGGAACGAAAGCGCGATCTTCTCCTGGCGTTCACCGAGGTGAACTCCAAAAGCCAGATCGACCGCCTCGCCGAGGCCCTGGGGGAGGCCCGATGA
- the gcvH gene encoding glycine cleavage system protein GcvH: protein MSEKRQGYPSDRKYTREHEWVRLEGGVGIIGITEYAQSELGDVVFVDLPEKGRALAAGEELGTIESVKAVSEIYAPVSGEVVEVNEALRDHPEKVNGDPYGDGWLVKVRVGDRPEVDGLLSSEAYRSHVEEGE from the coding sequence ATGAGCGAAAAGCGCCAGGGCTATCCCTCGGATCGCAAGTACACCCGGGAGCACGAATGGGTGCGCCTGGAGGGGGGCGTGGGCATCATCGGCATCACCGAGTACGCCCAGTCGGAGCTGGGGGACGTGGTCTTCGTGGATCTTCCGGAGAAGGGGCGGGCCCTGGCGGCGGGAGAGGAGCTCGGGACGATCGAATCGGTGAAGGCCGTCTCCGAAATCTACGCGCCCGTCTCGGGAGAAGTGGTGGAGGTCAACGAGGCTCTCCGGGATCATCCCGAGAAAGTCAACGGCGATCCCTACGGGGATGGCTGGCTCGTGAAAGTCCGCGTGGGAGACCGGCCGGAGGTCGATGGCTTGCTGTCGTCGGAGGCCTATCGCAGCCATGTGGAGGAGGGCGAGTAG
- the gcvT gene encoding glycine cleavage system aminomethyltransferase GcvT, which produces MTGLRKTPLNDAIRRLGARLVDFAGWEMPVQFQSVIEEHLAVRARAGLFDVSHMGEIEITGTEALALLQHLTPNDVASLAPGQAQYSALLTPQATFVDDVLIYRLEPERFLLCVNSSNTAKDFSYVRASAARLRADVADVSDAYAQLALQGPLAGAILARVTGAEVGAIRSYHFVEAEVAGARAILSRTGYTGEDGFEIYLPPGRAETVWNVLLEAGKGEGIAPCGLGARDTLRLEARLPLYGNDIDETVTPLEAGLGFMVKFAKGEFLGSAILREQHERGVTKRLIGFEMTGRGIARHGYPLRVEGRESGSVTSGSYAPFLKKNIGLGYAPAGSARIGQRIEVVIRDAAVPGIIVKTPFYKRRA; this is translated from the coding sequence GTGACCGGTCTGCGGAAGACTCCTCTCAACGACGCGATCCGCCGCTTGGGAGCCCGCCTCGTCGATTTCGCGGGCTGGGAGATGCCGGTCCAGTTCCAATCGGTGATCGAGGAGCATCTGGCCGTCCGCGCGCGGGCGGGGCTCTTCGACGTCAGTCACATGGGAGAGATCGAGATCACCGGCACGGAGGCGCTCGCCCTCCTGCAGCATCTCACTCCCAACGACGTCGCGTCGCTGGCCCCGGGCCAGGCCCAGTACAGCGCCCTGCTCACGCCGCAGGCGACGTTCGTGGACGACGTCCTGATCTACCGGCTGGAGCCCGAGCGGTTCCTCCTCTGCGTCAACTCGTCCAACACGGCCAAGGACTTCTCCTACGTGCGGGCGAGCGCCGCCCGGCTTCGGGCGGACGTGGCGGACGTAAGCGATGCCTACGCCCAACTGGCGCTGCAGGGGCCGCTCGCCGGCGCGATTCTGGCGCGCGTGACCGGCGCGGAGGTCGGCGCGATCCGCTCGTATCACTTCGTCGAAGCGGAGGTCGCCGGGGCCCGGGCGATCCTTTCCCGGACCGGATATACCGGGGAGGACGGCTTCGAGATCTATCTGCCGCCCGGGCGCGCCGAGACGGTGTGGAACGTGCTTCTGGAAGCCGGCAAGGGGGAGGGCATCGCTCCCTGCGGCCTCGGGGCCCGCGACACGCTGCGTCTGGAAGCCCGGCTGCCGCTTTACGGAAACGACATCGACGAAACGGTCACGCCCCTCGAGGCGGGATTGGGGTTCATGGTGAAATTCGCGAAAGGGGAGTTTCTCGGTTCCGCCATCCTGCGCGAGCAGCACGAGCGCGGCGTGACGAAACGGCTGATCGGCTTCGAGATGACGGGACGCGGCATCGCCCGGCACGGCTATCCCCTGCGCGTCGAAGGGCGCGAATCGGGGAGCGTGACGAGCGGCAGCTACGCCCCCTTTCTGAAGAAGAACATCGGGCTCGGCTACGCCCCGGCCGGCTCGGCCCGGATCGGCCAGCGGATCGAAGTGGTCATCCGGGACGCGGCGGTGCCCGGGATCATCGTGAAGACTCCTTTCTACAAGAGGCGGGCATGA
- a CDS encoding response regulator transcription factor codes for MSQSVLVVDDERDIVELVRYHLVQAGFRVHAAADGKQALDLARRERPDLIVLDLMLPAFPGTEVARLLRQDEKTRRIPILMLTARGEEVDRVVGFELGADDYVVKPFSPRELVLRVQAILRREGHDPEEIERPLVFDPLVIDLASHSVRLRGSEVDLTSTEFKLLHRLARRPGRAFSREQLLSEVWGYGGDVETRTVDTHVKRLRAKLGAAGEWIQTVRGVGYRFRPDGSDSSD; via the coding sequence ATGTCCCAGAGCGTGCTGGTGGTCGACGACGAGCGAGACATCGTCGAGCTCGTCCGCTACCATCTCGTGCAGGCCGGGTTCCGGGTTCATGCCGCGGCGGACGGCAAGCAGGCGCTCGATCTGGCGCGCCGGGAGCGCCCCGATCTCATCGTGCTCGATCTCATGCTTCCCGCCTTTCCCGGCACGGAGGTGGCGCGCCTTCTCCGGCAGGACGAGAAGACCCGCAGGATTCCGATCCTCATGCTCACGGCGCGGGGCGAGGAGGTGGACCGGGTGGTGGGCTTCGAGCTGGGAGCGGACGACTACGTCGTCAAGCCCTTCTCGCCGCGCGAGCTGGTCCTGCGCGTCCAGGCTATCTTGAGGCGGGAAGGGCACGATCCGGAAGAGATCGAAAGGCCCCTCGTCTTCGATCCGCTGGTCATCGATCTCGCGTCGCATTCGGTCCGGCTGAGAGGCAGCGAGGTCGATCTCACTTCCACGGAGTTCAAGCTCCTCCACCGGCTGGCCCGCCGCCCCGGCCGCGCCTTCAGCCGCGAGCAGCTGCTCAGCGAAGTGTGGGGCTACGGGGGCGACGTGGAGACCCGCACCGTCGACACTCATGTCAAGCGTCTCCGGGCGAAGCTCGGCGCGGCGGGAGAGTGGATCCAGACGGTGCGCGGGGTCGGCTACCGCTTCCGGCCCGACGGCTCCGATTCATCCGACTGA
- a CDS encoding ATP-binding protein produces MAGLSTLLTGLFFYRIVGSYLSDRASAELGLESRLVQRMLLTEKDLAATADERADEYGRDLGVRVTIVAADGKVLGDTDLDGEELARVENHGHRPEIAGALREGAGTSQRYSSTLGQTLLYVARRIDPDDASRGVVRLALPLTAVRSARSHLLLLLILPLLLSVLCAVVLGWMLARRTARRLEDMARAASEIAAGRSAARVRPGGSDEMDHLARSLNRMAEELEKRLLLLSRERHQLQSVVDGMVEGVLLTDAEGTILLANGAFERIFDASAPLAGRRPLEVARVPALQEILEQARHATAPFHREIALGGSADKTLQASLAPVREEGRIVGTVAVFHDITELKRLERVRREFVANVSHELRTPLTAIRGYAETLRDGGLKDPEKAAEFVRVIHRHAERLQALIADLLDLSRVEQGKAKLSLGPVPLRDVAAQAEAVILPLARRKNQRVLLDLPDTLPSPWADRDRLAQVLINLMDNAVKFTPDGGEIVLSGSAREGYVDLRVTDTGIGIPPAEIERVFERFYRVERSRDRREGGTGLGLAIAKHLTLAMGGTLEVESTPGEGTSFRLTLPAA; encoded by the coding sequence GTGGCCGGGCTTTCGACGCTGCTCACCGGCCTGTTCTTCTATCGCATCGTCGGATCCTACCTCTCCGATCGCGCCTCCGCCGAGCTGGGGCTCGAGTCCCGCCTCGTGCAGAGGATGCTGCTCACGGAGAAGGACCTAGCCGCGACGGCGGATGAAAGGGCGGATGAATACGGGCGGGATCTCGGCGTCCGGGTCACGATCGTCGCCGCCGACGGCAAGGTCCTGGGGGATACGGATCTGGACGGGGAGGAGCTGGCGCGCGTCGAGAACCACGGGCACCGGCCGGAAATCGCCGGCGCGCTGCGGGAAGGCGCGGGCACGTCGCAGCGCTACAGCAGCACGCTCGGCCAGACGCTCCTGTACGTCGCTCGCCGCATCGATCCCGACGATGCAAGCCGCGGAGTGGTCCGGCTCGCCCTCCCCCTCACCGCCGTCCGCAGCGCGCGGAGCCACCTTCTTCTCCTCCTGATCCTTCCTCTTCTCCTCTCCGTCCTGTGCGCCGTGGTCCTCGGATGGATGCTGGCCCGCCGCACCGCCCGAAGGCTGGAGGACATGGCGCGCGCCGCCTCGGAGATCGCGGCGGGAAGGAGCGCGGCCCGCGTCCGGCCGGGGGGAAGCGACGAGATGGATCACCTCGCCCGCTCGCTGAACCGGATGGCCGAGGAGCTGGAAAAGAGACTGCTGCTGCTCTCCCGCGAGCGCCACCAGCTCCAGTCGGTCGTCGACGGGATGGTGGAGGGGGTCCTCCTCACCGACGCCGAGGGAACGATCCTGCTGGCGAACGGCGCCTTCGAGAGGATCTTCGACGCCAGCGCGCCCCTCGCGGGAAGGCGTCCGCTGGAGGTGGCGCGGGTGCCGGCCCTGCAGGAGATCCTCGAGCAGGCCCGCCACGCCACGGCCCCTTTCCACCGCGAGATCGCCCTCGGAGGCTCGGCCGACAAGACGCTGCAGGCCAGCCTGGCTCCGGTGCGCGAGGAGGGGCGGATCGTGGGGACGGTGGCCGTGTTCCACGACATCACCGAGCTCAAGCGCCTGGAGAGGGTCCGGCGGGAGTTCGTGGCGAACGTGTCGCACGAGCTGCGGACGCCTCTCACAGCGATCCGGGGATACGCGGAGACGCTGCGGGACGGCGGGTTGAAGGATCCGGAGAAGGCGGCCGAGTTCGTCCGGGTCATCCACCGCCATGCCGAGAGGCTCCAGGCGCTCATCGCCGATCTCCTCGATCTCTCGCGGGTGGAGCAGGGGAAGGCGAAGCTGAGCCTCGGTCCGGTGCCGCTTCGCGACGTCGCGGCGCAGGCGGAGGCGGTGATCCTGCCGCTGGCCCGACGCAAGAATCAGCGAGTGCTCCTCGACCTCCCTGACACTCTCCCCTCTCCGTGGGCCGATCGCGATCGGCTGGCCCAGGTTCTGATCAACCTGATGGACAACGCGGTGAAATTCACGCCGGACGGCGGCGAGATCGTCCTTTCCGGCTCGGCCCGCGAAGGGTACGTCGACCTCCGGGTGACCGACACCGGGATCGGCATCCCGCCCGCCGAGATCGAGCGCGTCTTCGAGCGCTTCTATCGGGTCGAACGGTCGCGCGACCGCCGGGAGGGGGGCACCGGTCTGGGCTTGGCGATCGCCAAGCACCTCACCCTGGCAATGGGGGGGACCCTCGAAGTCGAGAGCACTCCCGGCGAGGGGACCTCCTTCCGGCTCACCCTGCCGGCAGCCTGA